The sequence below is a genomic window from Blastopirellula retiformator.
CTGTTCAAAGCGAAGGCCGACGCCAAGCTGGCCGGCGCGCTGGTCAACGTCACCGCCAAGCCGGTCGACGAAAAAGTGAACGTCACCGGCGGCATCAACCAGCGCACGTTGCTGGTCCGCGGCCGGAACAACTCCGACGTTTGGGGGCACAACGCCGATCGCATGACGCTGGCGGTCACCGAAAAGGTCCCCTTCAAGCTCGAGATCATCGAGCCCAAGGCGCCGATCGTTCGTAACGGCTCGATGTCGCTGAAGGTCAAAGCGATTCGCGAGGAAGGGTTCGACGCCGACATCTCGCTCCGCATGCTCTACAACCCATCCGGCATCGGCTCGTCCCGTTCGATCAAAATCGAGAAAGGGAAAGACGAGGCCGAGATTCCGCTGACCGCCAATGGCGGCGCTGAAATCGGCGACTGGAAGATCTGCGTCATTGGCCGCGCCGGCTACAAGTCGGGCGCCGTCGAAGTGGCGACGCCGTTCGCGACGCTCAGCATCTCGGATCGTTTCTTCGACTTCGCCTTTGCCAAGACGGCGATGGAGCAGGGGACCGACCTGCAATACGTCATCGAAGTGACCAAGAAGATTGACTTTGACGGTCCGGCTGAAGTCGAACTGCTGGGCCTTCCCAATGGCGCCACTGCCGAGAAGATCGAGATCACCAAAGATTCGACGCAAGCGGTCTTCACCGTCAAAGCGACCCCCGAAACCAAACAGGGGCGTCACAAGTCGATCATGGCTCGCGCGATCATCATGAAGAACGACGAGCCGATCACGCACACGCTGGGATCGGGCGAAATCCGGGTCGACAAGCCGCGGCCGAAAGTCGTGGAAGCGCCCAAGAAAGAAGAACCCAAGAAAAAAGAAGAGGCGAAAAAGGAAGCTCCGCCCAAGCCGCTCAGCCGACTGGAGCAGCTGCGAGCCGCCAAGGAAGCGGCCCAAGCCGGCAAGTAGTTTCCTGTTTCCTCAACCCAATACCTTCCGCCTTCCCCCCTGGAAGCGAAAAGCATAGCTAGGAGAACTGCTGTGAAACGAATGACAGCCACAGGGATGATCGCCCTCGCGATGTCCATCGGCATGGCCTCGCTGGCCGTCGCCGAATCGGAAATCGTCAAAATCGACGTCTATCCCGAATCGGCCGAATTGCTGACGTCGCGCGATCAGCAACGCTTCGTCGTGCGGGCAATCCGCGCCGACGACGTGACGATCGACGTCACCAGCGAAGCCAAATGGTCGGTCGGCGATGACAAGATCGCCAAGCTGCAAGGGACGACGCTGCTTCCCACTGGCGACGGCGAGACCAAGCTGGCGATCGAATACTCCGGCTTTGAAGCGGAAGTCCCAGTCAAGGTCGCCCAAGCCGACGCCGAACGCCCGGTCAGCTTCAAGTTGGACGTGATGCCAGTCTTCATGCGAGCTGGCTGCAACACCGGCAGCTGCCATGGCGCTGCCCGGGGCAAAGACGGTTTCCGCCTGTCGCTGTTTGGGTTTGATCCCAAGGGCGACTACGACCGCATCACGCGCGAACTCGCTTCGCGCCGCATCAACTTGGCGGTTCCGCAAGCGAGCCTGCTGATGGAAAAATCGATCGGCGCCGTTCCGCATACCGGGGGCAAGCTGTTCGACCAAGATTCGGAATACTACGCGACCATGATCCGCTGGCTTGAATCGGGCGCCCAGCGCGATCCGAGCGAACCGCCGGTCTGCGAAAAGATCGAGATCTATCCTCCCAAAGCGGTCCTGGAAGGGGAGGGCGCCAAGCAGCAGTTCATCGTTAAGGCGTTCTACGCCGACGGCACGACCCGCGACGTTACCGATCTGGCGGTCTTTTTGACCAGCAACGACAACTCGGTGCCGATGGAGAAAGACGGCATGGCGACCGCCGCCAATCGTGGCGAAGCGTTCGTGATGGCCCGCTTTGATACCCACACTGTCGGCAGCCAGGTGATCGTGCTGCCGAAAGACCTGCAGTACGAAAAGCCGCAAGTCGCCGGCAACTACATCGACGAACTGGTCGGCGCCAAGCTGCACAAGCTGCGGATCGTGCCGAGCGGCCTGTGCTCGGATGAAGAGTACCTCCGCCGCACTACCATCGACATCACCGGACAGTTGCCCACCGCCGAGGAATACGCCGCGTTCGTCGCCGATCAGTCGCCTGATAAGCGGGCCAAGCTGGTCGATCGCCTGCTGGAGCGGAAAGAGTTTGCCGAGATCTGGGCGATGAAGTGGGCCCAGTTGCTGATGATCAAGAGCGAGAACAATCGCGTCAGCTACAAGTCGGCCTTCCTCTACAATTCGTGGCTGCAAGAAAAGATCGCCAACGAGGTCCCGCTCGACGAGATGGTTCGCGAACTGCTGGGCGCAACCGGCGGTACCTTCAGCAACCCGCCGACCAACTTCTATGAAGTGGAACGGAACACGCTGAAGACGGCCGAAAACGTCGCTCAGGTCTTCATGGGCATTCGGACGCAGTGCGCCCAGTGCCACAACCATCCGTTCGATCGCTGGACGATGGACGACTACTACAGCTTCGCCGCCTTCTTCGCCCAAGTTGGTCGCAAGAACGCCGAAGATGAACGCGAACGCATCATCTACGACCGTCGTGGCGGCGATGTCCGGCACCTGGTCGACAATCGCGTCATGACGCCGAAGTTCCTGGGCGGAGTCGAACCTGACCTAAAGGGTCGCGATCGCCGGGAAGTCTTCGCCGAGTGGCTGACCGCACCGGAGAACCCGTTCTTCGCCGCGAACACCGCCAACCGCATCTGGGATCACTTCTTTGGCGTCGGCATCATCGATCCGGTCGATGACATCCGCGTCAGCAACCCGGCCAGCAACCCGGAACTGCTTGACGCTCTCGCCACCAAGCTGATCGAGTACAAGTACGACTTCAAGAAGTTGGTTAAAGACATCTGTGCGTCCAACGCCTACCAGCGGACGACGTTGCCGAACGACTCGAACAAGAGCGACACCAAGAACTTCGCCTACGCTCAAGTTCGCCGCATTCCGGCTGAGCAGTTGCTGGACTGCATCAGCCAGGCGACCGAAACCCAAGACAAGTTCAAGGGGCTTCCGCTCGGCGCCCGGGCGGTTCAGATCGCCGACGGCAAGACTTCGACCTACTTCCTGACCACCTTCGGTCGGGCCGAGCGGGCCACTGTTTGTGCCTGCGAAGCGAAAACCTCGCCGACGTTGTCGCAGGCGTTGCATATGCTCAACGGCGATGCGACCCAGGGCAAGATTGCCAAAGGCAAGCTGGTAAGCGACTGGCTCAACGAAGAAAAGCTGTCGCCGGAACAGATTGTCGAGAAAATCTACGTCCGTTGCCTGAGTCGTCAGCCGACCGACGAAGAAAAAACTCGCCTTATGGCGGTGGTTGATCAAGATGAGAATAAGCAGCAAGCCTTGGAAGACGTCTTCTGGGCGGTGCTTAACTCGCGTGAGTTCCTGTTTAACCACTAAGTCGTGATATCGCTACGAGCGGCGACGGTTAGTCGCCGCTTCTCGCTATTTCCCGCCTCGCTTCCCCCCGACGTTAATCCGCCATGAACAAAATCTCGACGATCGCGATGTTGCTGTTGGGCGCCGCTCCGCTGGCCGCTCAAGAGAAACCAGCTACCGCCAAGGTCACCTACGACGACCAGATCCGGGCGATCTTCCGCGAGCATTGCTTCACTTGCCACAACCAGGGAGAAGCGAAGGGTGGTCTCGCCCTCGATTCGTTCGGCAAGACGATGGAAGGGGGCTCCAGCGGCGGCGTCATTGAGCCGCAAGACATCGAAAGCTCGCGTTTGTGGGACTTGGTCGCGCATATCGACACGCCGATCATGCCCCCCAACCAAGACAAGCTGCCGGCGGCGAAACTTGACCTGATCAAGACCTGGATCGAAACCGGCGCCTTGGAAAACAGCGGGTCGGTCGCCAAGAAATCGAACAAGCCCAGCCTGAAGATGGCCGGCCCCACGACCACCGGCAAACCGGAAGGTCCGGCCGCGATGCCCGAGAACGTTTGGCGTCAGCCGGTCGTTTACACCGATCGCGCCGCCGCTGTTTCGGCGATCACCACCAGCCCCTGGGCGCCGTTGGCCGCGATTGCCGGTCACAAGCAAATCTCGCTCTACAACACCGACAGCGGTGAGTTGCTGGGAGTGCTTCCGTACCCCGAAGGAACTCCGTACATCCTCCGCTTTAGCCGCAACGGCGATTTGCTGATGGCTGGGGGCGGTCGCGGGGGGCACTCTGGTTCAGTCGTGCTGTACGAAGTGCGAACGGGTAAGCGTCTGATGTCGCTGGGGGATGAACTCGACGTTGTTCTGGCCGCCGACATTAATCCGAGCCTGACCCGCGTCGCCCTGGCTGGGCCGCAGCGGATCATTCGCATCTACTCGACCGAGGATGGCTCACTGCTGCACGAGATCAAGAAGCACACCGATTGGGTGACCGCCCTGGAGTACAGCCCGGACGGGGTTCTGCTCGCTTCCGGCGATCGCTCCAACGGCCTCTTCGTTTGGGAGGCGGACGCCGCTCAAGAGTATCTAAACCTGCAAGGCCACAAGGGTCCGATCACCGCCGTCAGCTGGCGTGGCGACTCCAACGTCTTGGCTTCGGCCAGCGAAGACCGATCGGTCAAGCTGTGGGAAATGAACGAAGGGAAAGCGATCAAATCGTTCAACGCCCATGGCGGCGGAACCGAGACGGTCCGCTTTGGCCAGGATGGTCGCTTGGCGACGGCTGGTCGCGACCGAGTCGCCAAGGTCTTCAGCGCCGACGGCAAAGAAGAAAAGAAGACGCCCGGCTTTAGCGACATCGCCCTGGAAGCGACATTGACCTATGACGGCAAGCGTCTGATCGCCGGCGACTGGACCGGTACGGTGCGGATGTGGGACCTGGAAAAAATGGAAGAAGTGGCCCAGTTGCCGCCGAATCCGCCGACCTACGACATGCAAGTCGCCGCCCTGCAAACCGCCGCCACCGCCGCCAAAGCGAAAGCGGATGAATCGGCCGCGCAACTTGCCGCCGCCGACAAGTCGGTCGCCGGCAAGAAGGCGCAGCAAACCGCCAACGCCGAAACGATCGCCCGTCTGCAAAAGGAAGTGGCCGACCTGGCCGCCAACACCAAGCAAGCGGACGGCGATAAGAACGCCCAAATCGCGGCGATCAAACAGAACGACGCCAAACGCAAGTCGCTCGAAGGCGCCATCAACAAGCAAGACCAAGGGCTCGCGCAAGCGACCAAGCAATTGCGGTCGGCCCAAGGCGCCGAAAAGAACGCCTCGGCTCAACGGACCAAGCGACAAGGCGAACTGAAAAACGCCCAGTCGCAATTGGCCAGCGCGTCGAAGTCGCTGGAAGCCGCCCAGCAAAAGGAAGCGGCCGCCAAGGCCGAAGCGGCCCAAGCCAGCGAAGCTGCGACCAAAGCCGCCGCCGCGCTGAAGTCGACCGAAGAGCAACTCGCCTCGGCCGCCGAAGGCGACAAAGAAGCGCTGACGCAACAGGTCGCCGAAAATCGTAAGTCGGCCGACGCCGCCAAGACCGCCGCCGACCAGGCCGCTGAAAAAGCGACCGCCGCCGCCGCGGAAGTCGCCAAGCAGGCCAAAGAAGCGGAAGCCAAATCGGCCGCCGTTAAACAGCTGGAACAACTGGTCGCCAAGGACGACGCGGAAGTGAAGAAGCAGGCCGCCGAAGCGAAGCGTCTCGACGGGGAACGCCAACAGAAAGCGAAAGCCGTCGCCAAGTCGAAGGCCGAGCGGGAAACGGTCAAGAAAGCGATCGCCGACGCTCAAGCCAAGCAGAAGCAACTGGAAGCCGCGATCGCCAACTACGGCAAAGAGACGCAAAAGCGTCAGGCCGAGATTAAGAAGGCCGAAGAAGCGAAAGGCAAACTAGCGACCGAATTGGCCCAGCTCGAAAAGCAGAAGAGCGAAAAAGCGTCTGCCGCCGAAGCCGCTAAGAAGTCGTTGGCCGCCGCCGAAGCTTCGTTGGCTCAGCGAAAGAAGGAAGCGGCCGACTTCGCCGCTCAACCGCAACAGGTTTCGGCCGAAGCGAAGCCGTCGGAGACGCAGGTTTCTGACAACGTCAACTAACTGCCTGTTACGTCGCTATTTTGGGATCGCATCCCTGCGATCCAGCAGCCCGTTGAGAAAATCAACGGACTGCGAAAGACGGTCGCAACCAGACGATTCAGGACGCAGGAGAAGGCGCCCCAGCGGTTCCTTGCTCCTGGTCGTTTCTTGCTAGTAGGCGACGACGCTTTCCGTGTCCTGATCGGGACGCAGTTTCTGTAGCGTCGCTTCCGCCTCGACCGCCATCATTCGCACGTCGCTACCGACGGCAATGAACTGCATCCCTTGTTCGGCCCGCGACAGCGCCTGCTCGGCGGTCAGCACATGCATCCCGGTCGGCGTGCCAACTTCTTTGCCGGTTGCAATCACTTGCTGAATCAGCGCTTCGTGGCCTTCCTTGGTCGGACTTGGATCTTTCACCGTTTTCATCTGCGCCCATAGATCATTCGGCCCAATGAAAATCGCGTCACAGCCCGGCAGGGCATAGATCTCTTTCGCGTTGGCCACGCCGAGCGGACTTTCGGTCTGCAGCACGACCAGGATCTCATCGTTTGCGTGGGCGTAATATTCCTCTGGCGTGGCGTCGAAGTTCATCGAGTGCATCCCGCCCCCGACGCTGCGACTGCCCTGCGGCGGATACTTGGCGGCCGCGATCGCCGCTTTCGCTTGTTCCACCGTATCGACCATCGGCACGACGATCCCCCAAGCCCCCGCGTCGAGCGCCCGCTTGATCAAGTCATGGTCGCCGCGCGGCACCCGGGCCAGCGGCACGCCGCCGGCGTCGGCAATGGCGCCAAACAGTATCGCCGCCTGGTTCCAGTCGATTGGCGAGTGCTCCATATCGAGCGTCAGCCAATCCCACGGCATGCGGGCCAGCGTCCGGGTCGCGTAATGGTCTCCCAGCGAGAGCCAGACGCCAAAGGTTGGCTCGCCGCTGTTCAGCTTCCGCTTAACCCGATTTGTACGCATGATCGTTCCAGTCGCTACGATGGGAGGGAGGGGATACGAAAGTGTTTCACAATCGCCGGGGCGTCACAAGCGCAGGGTAGTTTTTCGGTGCAGAGTTGCCCAGTGGTATAATCGAACATCGCCCCCAACCTCCTCACGCTTTCGAGGAACGCTTCCATGCAACGTATTTTCTTGGCTCTTTTGCCATCGCTGCTGTTTGGCTGGCTAACCAGTCCGACTCTCGCCCAAGATCCCGCGGCCGTCGCTCGCAAGCAGATGGTCGACGAGGCGGTGATCGCCAATGGCGTCAAGGATCAGCGGGTGATCCAGTCGCTGCTCGACACGCCGCGGCACGAGTTCGTCGCGTACAAATATCGCTCGCAAGCCTATTACGACATGGCGCTGCCGATCGGGGGGCAGCAGACGATTTCCTCTCCGTTTATCGTCGCCTACATGACCGAGTCGCTCGAGCCGCAACCGGATGATAAGGTGCTGGAAATCGGAACCGGCAGCGGATTTCAGGCCGCCGTGCTGAGCCCGCTGGTGAAAGACGTCTACTCGATCGAGATCGTCCCAGAACTGGGCCGCAGCGCCGCACGCACCCTACGCCGGCTTGGCTACAACAACGTTCATACGAAGATCGGCGACGGATTCCAGGGCTGGGCCGAGCACGCCCCGTTCGACAAGATCATCGTCACCTGCTCGCCCGAGAAGCCGCCGCAACCGCTGATCGATCAGCTGCGCGAAGGAGGGCGGATGGTGATTCCCGTCGGTGAGCGCTATCAGCAGGTTCTTTACCTGTTTACGAAGCAGGATGGGAAACTCGTTTCCGAGGCGCTCCGCCCGACGCTGTTCGTCCCGATGACCGGCAAGGCGGAAGACAATCGCGAGGTCAAACCCGATCCGCTGCATCCGCAGGCCGCCAACGGCGACTTCGAGGCCGACCTGCAAGAGCATGGCCAGATGGAAGGCTGGTACTATCAGCGGCAATTTGAGTTGGTCAAGGATGGGGACGCCCCCCAAGGAGAACGGTACGTCCGCTTTCGCAACACCGATCTGGGACGGACGTCGATGGCGCTGCAAGGATTCGGCGTCGATGGCGAACATGTCCATCGGTTGCGGATCACGGGGTGGGTGAAAACGAAGGACATCGGACTGGGGCCTGACCGCCGTGAAGCGCCGATGATCGCCGTCACGTTCTATGATGCGGCCCGCCGCGACGTTGGCCGGGGCGTGGTCGGTCCCTTCTTGCGAGACACCGGTTGGCAGCAGATCGATGAGACCATTCGAGTCCCCCCAGTAGCCCGGGAAGCGCTGCTACGCATCGGGCTGTTTGGATCAACCGGCGAGGCTTGCTTCGACGACGTGAAAATGACCCCTCTTTTGGATTAATTTTCATTAACCTTCCGTAATACGGTCTTCAGCGGTGGCTTATGAAGAATCTGCACCAATTTGGCAGAGTTTCACAAGTCGTCAAATTTTGCCTATTCTGCTTGAACTCTAGTTAGAGCATGTTATGTTCGAGTGACAGCAGCTGGCGCCGCCAGCACGCTCTACTGTCGGCAAGACGACGTTTTTAGACGCTCAGGAGATACAGCAAGATGGCGAGGCTAGGACACAAGGCGGCTGCAATGGCCGCCGTAATGGCGATCGGATGCATGTCGACCACGGCCCAGGCCGGTTGGCATGGATGGTGGGGCGGTTCGAGCGGCGGAAGCTCGGGCACGTGGGGCGGAAGCTCCGGCAGCTGGGGTTCCAGCGGCGGCTACTATTCCAGCGGCGGAAGCTCGGGAAGCTCGGGCGGTTCCAGCGGCTATTACTCGAGCGGCGGAAGCTCGGGCGGTTCCAGCGGTTACTACTCGAGCGGTGGAAGCTCGGGCAGCAGCGGCGGCGGCTTGATCAGCCGTCTGATCGACCATCACCGCGCCAAGAAGTACTATCGCAGCCACTACTCGAGCGGCGGTAGCTCGGGCGGATCGAGCGGTTACTATTCGAGCGGCGGTAGCTCGGGCGGAAGTTCGGGCGGCAGCTCGGGCGCCTATGGCGGTAGCTACTACTACGAAGCTCCGGCCACCCCCGCTACGCCGGCCACTCCGGCTCCGGCTGACTCGATGACGCCGTCGACGATGACCAGCGTCCAAAGCAACGCCGTCATCAACGTCAACGTTCCGGCCGAAACCAAGATCTTCGTCAATGGCAAAGCCACGACGAGCGAAGGTCTGAGCCGTCGTTTCGTTTCGCGTAACCTGATGCCGGGCTTCAAGTACGTCTATCAACTGCGTGCCGAGAGCATGGTCGATGGCAAGAAAGTGGTCGAAACCAAAGAAGTTCAACTGGGCGGCGGCGACTCGGCCAACGTCTCGTTCGAGTTCAATGGTTCGGGTGAAGAACAGGTCGCTAGCGATCCGGTCGACACCAAGTTGACCCTGCACGTTCCCGCCAACGCCAAAGTGACGCTGGCTGGTAACGACACCGCCTCGACGGGCGAAACTCGCACCTACAACACCAGCACCCTGAAGCAGGGAGACGTGTGGAACAACTACACGATCCTGGTGACCGTTAACAAGAACGGCCGCGACATCACCAAAGAGAAGGTGATCAACCTGGCCGCCGGCGACGATCGCAACATCTCGTTCGACTTCGACGCGACCGAACTGGCCTCGGCCAACTAAGCGATTCGACTCGCTGACAATCGGTTTAAACCATAAGACCCTCGCATCCGGACTTTCCGCTGCGAGGGTCTCTTTTTGCGCGCAGCGGGATAATCGGCCGCACCTGGTCGATAACTGGGGGTGTCAAAACCTTGTATTTGCACCCGTATTTAACGTCGAATCGTTCGCCATGGCGAAGCCCCGCAGAAGTCTCCAGCCGCCCGTCGCTCCCCAGCCGAGCCTCTCGGCCAGTGCTCAGGAGCCCGAGCCCAAACCGCAGCCGCGGATCATCTGGAGCGGCGCCGTGCGGGGCTGGGTCAGCGTCTTAATCTTGATCCATGTGACGGCGTTGTTCGTCGGACCTTGGGCTTCTCCGCCGCCATCCAGCTACTTGTCGCAACAAGTCGAGCGGCTTTACGAACCCTATCTGCGGACCGTCTTCCTGAAGGACCATGGCTATCGCTTCTTCGCGCCCAACCCCGGCGCCAGTCACCTGGTTCGGTACGAACTGTTGGACGCCGAGGGGAACAAGATCGGGGAAGGGCGGTTTCCCAATCTCGATGTTCATTGGCCGCGTCTGCTATACCATCGCCATTTCATGATCAGCGAATCGCTGAACAACGTTACCAGCATTCCGGCCGAAGCGCCGGCCGATGACGCTCCGGCGGATGTGAAGGCGGGTTACCAGAATGCGGTTCGACTGCGCGACGCTTACTTTGAATCGATCGCCCGCTATCTGGCCTACGAACATGACGTTCCCCAAGTGAAGCTGGTGCTGATCGAACATGGCATCCCGCATCCGCTGGATGTCGCCGAAGGCATGTCGCTGTCCGATCCGTCGCTCTACCGAGAACGAGAAGTGGGCGTCTATCAGCGCGACGACTTGCTGTTGAAGCCGGTCGCCCCGAAGCCTACCGAGATTCCCGCCACGATCGCGGCTCCGCCGCAAGAGGCTGAAGAGATATGATTCGCCAGTACCTGCAGGAACTGTATCGCGGCGTTGTTGGCGGCTGGAATCGCTTCTGGTTTACGCCCACCGATCCCGCCACGCTCGGCGTCATCCGCATCCTAGGCGGCGCGATGATCTTTTACACGCACCTGGTCTGGTCAATCGACCTGGTTGGCTTCATGGGCGCGAGCGGGCGTTTCTCGGCCGACCTGACCAGCCGCATGCAGGGACAAAGTCCCTTCGCGTGGAGCTACTTGCCGTTGATCGACGATTCGCCGGCCCTACTGTGGACGGCTCATATCATCGCGCTGGTGATCCTGGCGATGTTTATGGTCGGTTTCAAAACGCGAATCACCGGCGTGCTGACGTTCATCATCACGATGAGCTACGTCCATCGTGCGCCTGGCGCGTTGTTTGGCCTGGATCAGGTCAACGGGATGCTCGCGACCTATCTGATGCTGGGAGCGGCCGGCGAAGCGTATAGCGTCGACCATTGGCTGAAGCGGAAACGAAACGTCCGGATGGACGGCCCGCGCGAGAGCACGATCGCCAACATCTCGATCCGCCTGATCCAGATCCACATGTGCATCATCTACCTGTTCGCCGGGCTCAGTAAACTGGGGGGCGAAACGTGGTGGGACGGTTCGGCGATGTGGGGCGCGGTGGCCAACTCCGAGTATCAATCGCTCGACATGACCTGGCTGGCCGCCTATCCGATCTTGATCAACCTGCTGACGCAGATCAGTCTGGCCTGGGAAATCTCTTATACGGCGCTCGTCTGGCCGCGGCTGACCCGTCCGCTGGTCATCGGCATGGCGATTCCGCTTCACCTGGGCATCGCCGTCGCGATGGGGATGATCACGTTTGGCCTGGCGATGTTGATCGCCAACATGGCGTTTATCTCGCCGTGGATCATTCGTCGCATCGAAGCGGCGATTGCCGAGCGGCTCGCAAAATAACGACTTACGTCGTTATTTTGGGATCGCAACCGTGCGATCACGCAGTCCGTCGAGAAAATCAACGGACTGCTAGCTAGCAGCGATCCCTGCCAGCACGCGTCGGCAAATTTTGGCTAATCGTTAAAGTTCGCCACGCGAAGTGCCGATGCCTGAAGATATGCCGGTGAAAGGGAAGGAACCCTCGCTAGCAGCACCGCGCTCCAGGGAAGGATCGACGCACATGCAAACCGAATCGAGACGACTACCGCTATTCACGTTTCCCGTTCTGGCGATCTTGCTGGTCGGCAGCGGCTGCAGCGGAGTGCCGTTGGCCCCTCAGGCGGAACCGGAAGTCGCCCAGCAGGCGCAACAAGGTCCGCAATACATCGTCGAGCTTCTGGACGAGAACCATCGCGGCGAAACGAAGAAGTTGCCGCTGACGCCCGGCGCCACGGTGCAAACCGCGATCGACGCTTCCCAGGCTCGCAAGAAGTTCAGCCGGTTCCACGTCGCCGTGTCGCGACTGCCTGCCTATCCCGGGGCGCCGCCGCAAAAACTTGTCTCTGGCTATGACCACGTCGGCAAGCAGGTTCCGATGGAATACGACTACTCGCTCCGTCCTGGCGACCGCGTCGTGATCTTGAAGGATACCGCCAACTCGATGGACGACATGTTCGGCTCGATCCTCAATCCGCTGCGCACCGCGGCGGGCACCCCGACTGTCGGCTCGAACCCGCTGCAATACGACTAGGCGAAGATCACCAGGCGTTCGCGTCGCTACTCGGCGACGCGCCACCGCCGATTAAAGAGCCAGGTCATCGAGCAAAAGAGGACCAGGTTCAATAGCACCGTGAAAGCGGCGTAGTAGCCAAACTTCGGCCAGCTTCCGA
It includes:
- a CDS encoding DUF1549 and DUF1553 domain-containing protein; translation: MTATGMIALAMSIGMASLAVAESEIVKIDVYPESAELLTSRDQQRFVVRAIRADDVTIDVTSEAKWSVGDDKIAKLQGTTLLPTGDGETKLAIEYSGFEAEVPVKVAQADAERPVSFKLDVMPVFMRAGCNTGSCHGAARGKDGFRLSLFGFDPKGDYDRITRELASRRINLAVPQASLLMEKSIGAVPHTGGKLFDQDSEYYATMIRWLESGAQRDPSEPPVCEKIEIYPPKAVLEGEGAKQQFIVKAFYADGTTRDVTDLAVFLTSNDNSVPMEKDGMATAANRGEAFVMARFDTHTVGSQVIVLPKDLQYEKPQVAGNYIDELVGAKLHKLRIVPSGLCSDEEYLRRTTIDITGQLPTAEEYAAFVADQSPDKRAKLVDRLLERKEFAEIWAMKWAQLLMIKSENNRVSYKSAFLYNSWLQEKIANEVPLDEMVRELLGATGGTFSNPPTNFYEVERNTLKTAENVAQVFMGIRTQCAQCHNHPFDRWTMDDYYSFAAFFAQVGRKNAEDERERIIYDRRGGDVRHLVDNRVMTPKFLGGVEPDLKGRDRREVFAEWLTAPENPFFAANTANRIWDHFFGVGIIDPVDDIRVSNPASNPELLDALATKLIEYKYDFKKLVKDICASNAYQRTTLPNDSNKSDTKNFAYAQVRRIPAEQLLDCISQATETQDKFKGLPLGARAVQIADGKTSTYFLTTFGRAERATVCACEAKTSPTLSQALHMLNGDATQGKIAKGKLVSDWLNEEKLSPEQIVEKIYVRCLSRQPTDEEKTRLMAVVDQDENKQQALEDVFWAVLNSREFLFNH
- a CDS encoding c-type cytochrome domain-containing protein; the protein is MNKISTIAMLLLGAAPLAAQEKPATAKVTYDDQIRAIFREHCFTCHNQGEAKGGLALDSFGKTMEGGSSGGVIEPQDIESSRLWDLVAHIDTPIMPPNQDKLPAAKLDLIKTWIETGALENSGSVAKKSNKPSLKMAGPTTTGKPEGPAAMPENVWRQPVVYTDRAAAVSAITTSPWAPLAAIAGHKQISLYNTDSGELLGVLPYPEGTPYILRFSRNGDLLMAGGGRGGHSGSVVLYEVRTGKRLMSLGDELDVVLAADINPSLTRVALAGPQRIIRIYSTEDGSLLHEIKKHTDWVTALEYSPDGVLLASGDRSNGLFVWEADAAQEYLNLQGHKGPITAVSWRGDSNVLASASEDRSVKLWEMNEGKAIKSFNAHGGGTETVRFGQDGRLATAGRDRVAKVFSADGKEEKKTPGFSDIALEATLTYDGKRLIAGDWTGTVRMWDLEKMEEVAQLPPNPPTYDMQVAALQTAATAAKAKADESAAQLAAADKSVAGKKAQQTANAETIARLQKEVADLAANTKQADGDKNAQIAAIKQNDAKRKSLEGAINKQDQGLAQATKQLRSAQGAEKNASAQRTKRQGELKNAQSQLASASKSLEAAQQKEAAAKAEAAQASEAATKAAAALKSTEEQLASAAEGDKEALTQQVAENRKSADAAKTAADQAAEKATAAAAEVAKQAKEAEAKSAAVKQLEQLVAKDDAEVKKQAAEAKRLDGERQQKAKAVAKSKAERETVKKAIADAQAKQKQLEAAIANYGKETQKRQAEIKKAEEAKGKLATELAQLEKQKSEKASAAEAAKKSLAAAEASLAQRKKEAADFAAQPQQVSAEAKPSETQVSDNVN
- a CDS encoding HpcH/HpaI aldolase family protein, whose product is MRTNRVKRKLNSGEPTFGVWLSLGDHYATRTLARMPWDWLTLDMEHSPIDWNQAAILFGAIADAGGVPLARVPRGDHDLIKRALDAGAWGIVVPMVDTVEQAKAAIAAAKYPPQGSRSVGGGMHSMNFDATPEEYYAHANDEILVVLQTESPLGVANAKEIYALPGCDAIFIGPNDLWAQMKTVKDPSPTKEGHEALIQQVIATGKEVGTPTGMHVLTAEQALSRAEQGMQFIAVGSDVRMMAVEAEATLQKLRPDQDTESVVAY
- a CDS encoding protein-L-isoaspartate(D-aspartate) O-methyltransferase, whose amino-acid sequence is MQRIFLALLPSLLFGWLTSPTLAQDPAAVARKQMVDEAVIANGVKDQRVIQSLLDTPRHEFVAYKYRSQAYYDMALPIGGQQTISSPFIVAYMTESLEPQPDDKVLEIGTGSGFQAAVLSPLVKDVYSIEIVPELGRSAARTLRRLGYNNVHTKIGDGFQGWAEHAPFDKIIVTCSPEKPPQPLIDQLREGGRMVIPVGERYQQVLYLFTKQDGKLVSEALRPTLFVPMTGKAEDNREVKPDPLHPQAANGDFEADLQEHGQMEGWYYQRQFELVKDGDAPQGERYVRFRNTDLGRTSMALQGFGVDGEHVHRLRITGWVKTKDIGLGPDRREAPMIAVTFYDAARRDVGRGVVGPFLRDTGWQQIDETIRVPPVAREALLRIGLFGSTGEACFDDVKMTPLLD
- a CDS encoding TIGR03000 domain-containing protein; the encoded protein is MARLGHKAAAMAAVMAIGCMSTTAQAGWHGWWGGSSGGSSGTWGGSSGSWGSSGGYYSSGGSSGSSGGSSGYYSSGGSSGGSSGYYSSGGSSGSSGGGLISRLIDHHRAKKYYRSHYSSGGSSGGSSGYYSSGGSSGGSSGGSSGAYGGSYYYEAPATPATPATPAPADSMTPSTMTSVQSNAVINVNVPAETKIFVNGKATTSEGLSRRFVSRNLMPGFKYVYQLRAESMVDGKKVVETKEVQLGGGDSANVSFEFNGSGEEQVASDPVDTKLTLHVPANAKVTLAGNDTASTGETRTYNTSTLKQGDVWNNYTILVTVNKNGRDITKEKVINLAAGDDRNISFDFDATELASAN
- a CDS encoding HTTM domain-containing protein, with the protein product MIRQYLQELYRGVVGGWNRFWFTPTDPATLGVIRILGGAMIFYTHLVWSIDLVGFMGASGRFSADLTSRMQGQSPFAWSYLPLIDDSPALLWTAHIIALVILAMFMVGFKTRITGVLTFIITMSYVHRAPGALFGLDQVNGMLATYLMLGAAGEAYSVDHWLKRKRNVRMDGPRESTIANISIRLIQIHMCIIYLFAGLSKLGGETWWDGSAMWGAVANSEYQSLDMTWLAAYPILINLLTQISLAWEISYTALVWPRLTRPLVIGMAIPLHLGIAVAMGMITFGLAMLIANMAFISPWIIRRIEAAIAERLAK